From the Pseudorca crassidens isolate mPseCra1 chromosome 18, mPseCra1.hap1, whole genome shotgun sequence genome, one window contains:
- the MCF2L gene encoding guanine nucleotide exchange factor DBS isoform X4 — protein MHHDISPLCAADIQDQLQKRFAYLSGGRGQDGSPVITFPDYPAFGDVPDKEFQNVMTYLTSIPSLQDAGIGFILVIDRRQDKWTSVKASILRIAASFPANLQLVLVLRPTGFFQRTLSDLAFRFNRDDFKMKVPVIMLSSVPELHSYIDKSQLTEDLGGTLDYCHSRWLCHRTAIESFALLVKQTAQMLQAFGTELAETELPNDVQSTSSVLRAHTEKKDRAKEDMRLALDEGRSVLESIREPLARGPEQSPNQDQLDSQSTVQRLLAQLSETEAAFDEFWAKHQRKLEQCLQLRHFEQDFREVKAALDVLAQKITTFTDVGNSLAHVQHLLKDLASFEEKSSAVTQRARTLALEGEQLIELKHYAVDSIRPKCHELHQLCDQFAADVGQRRGLLGRALDLHGLLEASMKWCDEGIYLLASQPVDKCQAQDGAEAALQEVEKFLEMRAENKIQELSKIYQDYEPILTRDLLEHVQKVFRKQESVEEMFHRRQASLKKLAAKQTRPVQPVAPRPEAPAKSPCPSPGIRRGSEIHSSEGSVLRRGPYRRARSEVSEGRQGRGRSTGDEESLAVLRRHVMNELLDTERVYVEELLCILEGYAAEMDNPLMTHLISTGLQNKKDVLFGNMEEIYHFHNRIFLRELENYIDCPELVGRCFLERMEQFQVYEKYCQNKPRSESLWRQCSDCPFFQECQKKLDHKLSLDSYLLKPVQRITKYQLLLKEMLKYSKSCEGAEDLQEALSSILGILKAVNDSMHLIAITGYEGNLSDLGKLLMQGSFSVWTDHKKGHTKVKDLARFKPMQRHLFLHEKAVLFCKKREENGEGYEKAPSYSFKQSLNMTAVGITENVKGDAKKFEIWYNAREEVYIVQAPTPEIKAAWVSEIRKVLTSQLQACREASQHRALEQSHSLPLPAPAGTSPSKGNTKDVRKLEERKTDPLTLEGYVGPAPLPRPPEKGRGWSKTSNPPEAPEDNDGWSSAEEPVNSSDAEEEGRAGLRKLVPGKYTVTGLDEKGGPDALVLRSGDEVELVQEGDEGLWFVRNVSSGGEGWLPARNLSALLGQRGAPGCLSSPESSAGSALLSASSSCSESCAAALADLQG, from the exons GCATCCTTCCCAGCAAACCTCCAGCTTGTCCTCGTCCTGCGCCCAACGGGATTTTTCCAAAGGACGCTCTCTGACCTCGCCTTCAGGTTCAACAGAGATGACTTTAAGATGAAGGTACCG GTCATAATGCTGAGCTCCGTCCCGGAATTACACAGCTACATTGACAAGTCCCAGCTGACCGAGGACCTGGGCGGGACCCTGGATTACTGCCACTCCAGGTGGCTCTGCCACCGCACA GCGATAGAGAGCTTCGCCCTCCTGGTTAAGCAGACGGCTCAGATGCTGCAGGCCTTCGGGACCGAGCTGGCCGAGACGGAGCTGCCCAACGACGTACAGTCCACGAGCTCCGTGCTCCGTGCCCACACGGAGAAGAAGGACAGGGCCAAG GAGGACATGAGGCTGGCGCTGGACGAGGGGCGGAGCGTCCTGGAGAGCATCCGGGAGCCGCTGGCCCGGGGCCCGGAGCAGAGCCCGAACCAGGACCAGCTGGACAGTCAGAGCACCGTGCAGAG GCTCCTGGCCCAGCTGAGTGAAACCGAGGCCGCCTTCGATGAGTTTTGGGCAAAGCATCAGCGAAAACTGGAGCAGTGCCTGCAGCTCCGGCACTTCGAGCAGGACTTCCGAGAG GTCAAAGCCGCCTTGGACGTGTTGGCCCAGAAGATCACGACCTTCACCGACGTGGGGAACAGCCTGGCGCATGTGCAGCACCTCCTGAAGGACCTCGCCAGCTTTGAGGAGAAGTCCAGT GCGGTCACGCAGCGGGCCCGCACCCTGGCCCTGGAGGGTGAGCAGCTCATCGAGCTGAAGCACTACGCCGTGGACTCCATCCGCCCCAAGTGCCACGAGctccaccagctgtgtgaccagtTTGCAGCTGACGTCGGGCAGAGGAGAGGGCTGCTGGGCAGGGCGCTGGATCTGCACGGCCTCCTCGAGGCG TCCATGAAGTGGTGTGACGAGGGCATCTACCTGCTGGCCTCGCAGCCGGTGGACAAGTGCCAGGCCCAGGACGGCGCCGAGGCGGCCCTCCAGGAGGTCGAGAAGTTTCTGGAGATGCGTGCGGAAAACAAGATCCAGGAGCTCAGTAAAATCTACCAGGACTACGAACCCATCCTCACCCGAGACCTGCTG GAGCACGTGCAGAAGGTCTTCCGGAAGCAGGAGAGTGTGGAGGAGATGTTTCACCGGAGACAGGCGAGCCTCAAGAAGCTGGCCGCCAAGCAGACGCGGCCCGTGCAGCCGGTGGCCCCCCGGCCAGAGGCGCCCGCGAAATCGCCCTGCCCCTCCCCGG GCATCCGGAGAGGCTCCGAGATCCACAGTTCTGAGGGCAGCGTGCTCCGGAGGGGGCCCTACAGGAGGGCCAGG AGTGAAGTGAGCGAGGGCCGGCAGGGCCGCGGCCGCTCCACCGGGGACGAGGAGAGCCTGGCCGTCCTGCGGAG GCACGTGATGAACGAGCTTCTGGACACGGAGCGGGTCTACGTGGAGGAGCTGCTGTGCATCCTGGAG GGCTACGCTGCTGAGATGGACAACCCTTTAATGACACACCTCATCTCGACGGGACTTCAAAACAAGAAGGATGTTCTGTTTGGAAACATGGAAGAAATTTACCACTTTCATAACAG AATATTCCTGAGGGAGCTGGAGAACTACATAGACTGCCCAGAGCTGGTTGGAAGGTGCTTTCTAGAAAGG ATGGAGCAGTTCCAGGTCTACGAGAAGTACTGCCAGAACAAGCCGCGCTCCGAGAGCCTGTGGAGACAGTGCTCCGACTGCCCGTTCTTCCAG GAATGCCAGAAGAAGCTGGACCACAAGCTGAGCCTCGACTCCTACCTGCTGAAGCCAGTCCAGAGGATCACCAAGTACCAGCTGCTGCTCAAG GAGATGCTGAAATACAGCAAGAGCTGCGAGGGGGCCGAGGACCTGCAGGAGGCCCTGAGCTCCATCCTGGGCATCCTCAAGGCTGTGAACGACTCCATGCACCTGATCGCCATCACGGGCTACGAG GGGAACCTGAGCGACCTGGGGAAGCTGCTGATGCAGGGCTCCTTCAGCGTCTGGACGGACCACAAGAAGGGCCACACCAAGGTGAAGGACCTGGCCAGGTTCAAGCCCATGCAGCGCCACCTGTTCCTGCATGAGAAGGCCGTGCTCTTCTGTAAGAAGCGGGAGGAGAACGGCGAGGGCTACGAGAAGGCCCCGTCCTACAGCTTCAAGCAGTCCCTGAAC ATGACGGCCGTCGGCATAACGGAGAACGTGAAAGGGGACGCGAAGAAATTCGAGATCTGGTACAACGCCAGAGAGGAGGTGTACATCGTCCAG GCACCAACTCCTGAAATCAAGGCCGCCTGGGTGAGCGAGATCCGGAAGGTGCTGACGAGCCAGCTGCAGGCGTGCAGAG AGGCCAGCCAGCACCGAGCCCTGGAGCAGTCCCACAGCCTGCCCCTGCCCGCGCCCGCCGGCACCAG TCCCTCTAAAGGGAACACAAAAGACGTCAGAAagttggaagaaagaaaaacggacccGCTGACCCTGGAGGGATACGTGGGCCCCGCGCCACTGCCGAGGCCCCCCGAGAAGGGCAGAG GTTGGAGCAAAACGTCTAACCCGCCAGAGGCTCCTGAGGACAACGACGGCTGGTCCAGCGCCGAGGAGCCGGTCAACTCCTCAGAcgcagaggaggaagggagagcgGGCCTCAGGAAGCTG GTCCCCGGGAAGTACACCGTCACGGGGCTGGACGAGAAGGGGGGCCCCGACGCGCTGGTCCTGAGGAGCGGGGACGAGGTGGAGCTGGTGCAGGAGGGCGACGAGGGCCTCTG GTTCGTGCGGAACGTGAGCTCCGGCGGCGAGGGCTGGCTGCCAGCCCGCAACCTGTCCGCGCTCCTCGGCCAGCGCGGCGCCCCCGGGTGCCTGAGCAGCCCAG AGTCCAGCGCCGGGTCCGCCCTGCTCAGCGCCTCGTCCAGCTGCAGCGAGAGCTGCGCGGCCGCCCTCGCGGACCTGCAGGGGTAG